In Candidatus Binatia bacterium, the sequence CGAGCCCGATTTTGCGGTGGCGCCCGAGTTTCTGGCCCAGGCAGGAAACCTGGCGATCGACACGATCCGCGAGGTGTTGCGCACGGACCCGCTCCTGCGCCCGCTGCCTGACGCCGCCAACGTCGCGGCCTGCACCACCACCGAGAAGTGGGAAGCGCTGCGCGCCGCGGTGGTAGAGGCACTGCGCCTGTTTCACCAGCGCAACCCGCTCGTGCCCGGCTTGGAAATGGAATCCCTGCGGACGCAGATCGCGCCGGATCTGCCGCCGAAGATCTACCGCACTCTGCTTGATGCGCTGGTTGCCGGAGGGATCATCGCGCGGGCGGACAGCACACTGCGCCTGCCGGCGCATCGGGTGACCTTGAAGCGTGACGAAGAAGAACTGGCCGCACGCGCGGAGACACTGATCACCGCAGGCGGTGTGACCCCACCCGATCTGAAGCAAGTCGAGAGCGCGCTGGGCA encodes:
- a CDS encoding SelB C-terminal domain-containing protein — encoded protein: EPDFAVAPEFLAQAGNLAIDTIREVLRTDPLLRPLPDAANVAACTTTEKWEALRAAVVEALRLFHQRNPLVPGLEMESLRTQIAPDLPPKIYRTLLDALVAGGIIARADSTLRLPAHRVTLKRDEEELAARAETLITAGGVTPPDLKQVESALGMPRRRLEPLLQQLEREGRVVKIATDMYFACAHLERARTLLRQYAEAHGDISAATFRDLLGASRKFSISLLDYFDRTGFTLRVGDVRRLRAAPK